Below is a window of Ananas comosus cultivar F153 linkage group 9, ASM154086v1, whole genome shotgun sequence DNA.
tcAGAAGGGTACAGTGTTAACGGAGGCGACAAAAATAACCAAATAAATCTTACTTCtgctatattaaaaaaataatttttaatatatatgtatttttggtacaaattataaaaaatggacgAAATAGTGATGGAATAAGGGGAGCTAAATAtaacaacttgaaatgttgagaTGTTGAGGtgatgaaatataaatttttaaaatttaaagagtaaaaatgtgaaaaataattatttataaaggaattttctgtaatttaggcttattatattattatattattagattagaaattttatttggagagagagtgtgggggtgggggggggggggggggggggaatgAATCTCACGGCGTCGTTCCAGAAGATCCAGTGGTAGAAGGGGAGCGGGATCGGACGGCGGGGATCTTGCTCCAGTTGGGGGACGGCTGGgatcgacggcggcggcgccggcgtcgGCGAAGTCGTAAGCCCATCCGCGCCGCGTAGGCCCGCTTGTTCGCCCCCACCGCCTCCATGACGCCGCGAaacgccctcctcctcctcttactCCCTCCGCCGCCGGAACCCTCGTCGGAGAAGCTCACGATCGCGATCGtcggccgccgcggcggcggaggagaaggaggaggagtgaggggaggaggaggcggaggcggcgggggcggaggaggcggtGCCGCGCGCTCCGGAGCGGTGGGCGCGGAGGAGCCATTGTTGTCGTCGGCGGAGGAGGCGCGAGAGGGAGTGGAGCCgctcctgctgctgcttttCAACGAGGGAGTGGAGTGGAGTGGAGTGAGTGAGTAGAAGAGTAATTAGTAGAAGgcataattatctatatacccctcaattttgaaaatgtataatttattttttttttatttgttttttgggaaaacttcaaatactccccttctagtttcactttttcttattttagtaccctgttgtttaaaatgtatcaaattagtaccccgTAGTTTCGcaccttctcactttagtaccctgtggtttaaaatgtatcaagttagtatcctgtggtttcgcacttcctcattttagtaccatgtggtttcgcactttctcattttagtatactgtagtttcacactttctcactttagtatcctgtagtttaaaaatcacagggtactaacttgatacaaaaataaaaccacagagtactaacttgatgcactttaaaccacagggtactaaagtgagaaagtgcaaaaccatagggtactaacttgatacactttaaaccacaagatattaaaatgaaaaagtacgaaaccatgggggtttttgaagttttcctttgtttttaatatatttttcgtaTGTTAATCTGTTATTCAAAATTACCCCCGCAGTTACCGTTCGTCAAGTTATCtcgggttaaacgtgagttaaatgtctatcagagtttaaaaaaaaatcaaaatactttttttggtCACTAACTTAATGACAAATGAGAAAAGTTGATAacggtagaagagtatattggaaagaccaaaataataattttatagaaataagaATTATTACTAGTAGttcactaacagaatttaactctaataattttatagaaataagaGTTTATTTATAATAACTTGGAACGTAAAacggatatttttaatattaactatttaaaaataataaatcagcaagtcgaaaattttttagtattatataagcaattgcccatcaaataaacttcaatttatccCTAAAAAGTGATTTAAtgcatttttactttatttatactGCAGTTGAAAAAAATACTTaactattttatagtttaatttatttataaattttaactataaataaattaaaacctttgtttattttcacaaatttagataatatattttCAGCAACTCTAGCaactgtaaatttattaaaacaaatattttgtttaaattttagagtCAAAAGTATCATAAATTAACTCAAATCTtacaaatcaaaatattaaatagtaaattttaaaagatcaaatagttaattcaaaataatttatagtgtAGATAATtttcagtaaaattaaaataaaagcatagttaaattcaaaattttgaactacaggataacaaaataaaaatacactaAATCACAAAgggcaaattaaaatttacccttaaaaaacaaatatattcttaaCTCTTTAATAAACTTGATTTAGTTTTCTTTTAGTATCCAATATATAAAACATCATTTTACAACCAAACTTTAATATATTCAAAAGTTTAGCAACTAAAACATTTAAGTTAAAACTGCACGGATTGTATCCCACACATTATACTCTATTATCCATGGTTTCCTTATGTTTTAGGTAGGtagaaaaatttatgagtaGTCCCTGTATTATCCCGGTATTAGAGATCGACTCCTCTCACTTTTAACAAATTGCAAGGATATTCAGTGGTTAGTAACATGGGGATCTTGCATTACAAGAGTTGTAACAAAGACTACACTTGAGCTTCTGTCCTAACACAAGAAAGAAAACCACACATCAGTTTCCATAAATTAGTTTCAAGGATTCACCAACTTCgttcgtcgtcgttgtcgtcgtcgtcgtttggTATAGATACGCGTTCTTCGCTTCCCTACGAGTAGAGCGTTTTCAATCTTTTCGCTGTTCGAATAAACCCGACGATAACCTGCACCTCATCCAATTGCTGTAACAAACAAAGAGAAAGCATGTACATCTTAGTTTTCGTATCAAAAAAATGCAGGGATTGTGATTATGTTTGTGACTATGATCAGAGCAGGCACTAAAACAATGAACCTGAGAGAGGAAATGATGTTGCACTCCATGGATCAACTGCTCCTTTGTTGGGTTCGGATTAATGCTCACCTGAATCAGTTCCATAATCTCTAGACATCAGAATCAGAAAACAAAACCAGACATTACAGATGCTACAACACACAATAAGCCTGCAAAACTATTTACAGATACATCTTCATAAAATCGGAATCGGTATCTGCTTTTCAAAATCATTGTTCCCCACAAATATGGATCCTTGTACTTACAGAACTGCAGCTATTATAGAAACTTTCTTTCCACGACAAATTGGATGACCACCAGTGTAAGGGTATTTTTATagggtatatatgaaaaatcagattttagaATGGTGGTGTACAAGTGAATAGATGTGATAATTGAGGAATATAATTGTGAAAGCCCATAGGTAGGTAATACTCATACAGATCAGAAGTTTAGGGATTAGGAGAAATTTACGAGGTCGAAATGTCTCCAATATCTCCACAACGTGGCCGTCCCAAGTTTCGCCAGATTTACTCGCTGCAAATAAATAGTTCAAACGAGTGTAAAGCACCTTTTCCTATAGCAAGCCAATGAGCTAtgcaagtaatatttttaaacatGCCCCATGAATATATATACCCCCTCGCCAGAGTTTCGGCCTCACAGTTCATCGGTTAAAGTGATATTGGGGTAAATTATAGGCTCCGCAATTTAATAGAGGCAGCGTAGTTTATTACCGTTTGTACCTTGAAGGCATGGGAGTGGATGTCTCTATGGCCGACTCGGTAATTCGACTTCGTGTAGGATGTCCATGGCCTGGTCTGACGAACTCTTGGCTTTGTTGGTTTCTGGTATTCTATGCTTGCTGTTGTCAAAAGAAATTACATTTTTACGATAAGTGAATTGCGTAACATGATATTTTAAGCTGGGAAAATATTTACACTCTCTAGAATTAAATAACATGTCTTACAATAATCAATATCGTGAATCGCGTAACATGATATTTTAAGCTGGGAAAATATTTACACTCTCTAGAATTAAATAACATGTCTTACAATAATCAATATCTTTTTCTCCCATGTCGGAGCTGCTGCAGACAGAGTTATCACACTCgacatcgtcgtcgtcgacTTCATTGCCCGTTGGAGCTTCTAAAACGCTCAATGCGTTCCTCTGCAACTTGACCTCAACTCCATTTTTAAGAACCTGCTACCCAAAAGGTTGACGCTAGTCACTTTCAGAGATTAGAGAAATAACTGCATTGTACCATACGGTACAAGGTGAGCTTAACCTAACAACAGGGTTGTTGCTTAAATTTACCGAACTTTGTGTTTTGTTGCCAAATAAAAACCTGAGGTGTATAAATTGCAAACAATATCCTATAGCCGACCCATTCAATTGCATAGAATTTGAGCTTAGAAAATAATAGGAATATAAGAAAAGGAAGTGTTATTAAACAAGGCCTAAGTTTTTTTTACATTCTCGTGTAGCTTACAACTAAGAAATTAATATCCAAACATGTTTAATGCATAAAAGAAGGAAACTGCTGATTAAGGGAAAAGTTATATACCAGCCAATGCCAGCCACCAAGACCGACGGCCTTTTTCACGACACCTTGTAGCCCAACCAAAACAGACTTCGTTCTGTTATTACCGGTGACAATAACTTTAGTGTGCCTCGGAAGTACCGAAAGCTCCTCATCCCCACTTTCTTCTCGAGAAGGAGATAAAACACGGGACGAACACAATTCGGCCTCAATCATTGGcgcaaaaaaaagaattgagcAGCACCTGACTCCGCCAGTGAAGAAAACATTAAACCTCATCGATATAACCAAAACAACAATTCATTGTTCAAGCCGTTCATCACAACTTGAACTCAATGATTTTTGAACACCGACGCACATTATATCCGATTGATTACGGGTCTAAGTTTCACATAGACTGATTTCAACACCAAAACCTTGAAATCTATGCCCCAAAGAAGTGTAGGTACGCAATCAGCCTAATTGCAGCCTTCGCAGAACTGCTGGTTCACGCACAGAGCTGTTTGAAGAAGCATTAATACTCGAATTGGAACTCCTGCTTTTTGGGTCCAAAAGCTCTTTCTTCCACAAATTTTGAGTAATGAAGAAGCAATTATCAAAGAAAGCCCAAACAGCAAGTCCTTCATGACGCGACCTAATAGCGAAATGTAGCTCAAACCTTTCGATTGCGACCGAGTGGTAGTTATCAACATACAACAGCTAGGTCAAACAAGAAAAACAGTAACATTTACAGGACCCACCATCACTCGAAATTATTGAACCGAATTCATTATTTGGTGCCCCAACCAAATGACCATTGATGAGTCCGTAGCAATTGTCATGTTACTTTCAATCAATGTTGATGGGTTTAACTTAAAACTCCTGCTTATTTCCAACTTAATCTGCAggtataatttaaaattgaattccgaaaagaaaaataaaacaactttTCCCTAATTGGTAATTTTCCTATAAATGATTGTTCCAAAACCACTGCATGCAACTAAAAATAGGACCTTGATAGCAAAGATTAAATTTGCAGTAATTGATGGGTTTAACTCAAAAATCCTCCTTGTTTCCAACTTAATTTACAGgcataattcaaaattaaattccaAAGGAGAAAAATACAACATTTTTTTCCGAAATTAGTAATTTTCCTATAAATGTCTCTTCTAAATCCATTGCATGCAAACTAAAAATAGCACCTAGATTGTAAATTTCCTGCCTAAATTTGCATTAAAGCAGGAAAAGCCCAATCTTTGAACTCTTAACTCTAATTAAAAGCTCATTGCATTAAGTAAGAAATCAAATAATAGTAAAGCTCTCACTTTTCACTCCTCTCTCATTCAACTCAGATTACAAAAAAGAACAagacaaaattcaaatttataaagaaaaaaaggagctTTGAATCAAATGCCATTTTATTATCCCTAAAGGGAGAAAACCCTAACCAGAATCACTTtctccaaatatatatatatattttttaacttagaAAAGCCCAATTCATCACTTTAAACGAAACAAATGTACCtagaaagaattaaaaaaagaaaggatcTTTATATCAAATGCCATTTTATTAGACCTAAACTAAAAACCCTAACCAAAACCCTTCCTCCAAAAATCCTTCGTATGAAACCCAATTCATCAATTTAAGCGAATCCAATGCACctaaaaaggaaacaaaaaaagaggaTCTTCAAATCAAATGCGGATTATTAGACACCCCCCCAAAACGAAAACCCTAACCAAAACCCTTCCTCCAAACCTCTCCAACtatgaaaaagaataaaaagaaaaaaaaaaaaagacacccAATTCTCCAATTCAAACAAAACCAATGCAAACAAGAGCCAATCCCAAATCCAAATTTCGCAATCCCTCACCTCAGTCCCCTAATCCGCGCGCGCAAAGCACCAAATCGCACCTAAATGCAGTGGTTCCACGCCACGAAAACGCCGAATCGGACGTTTCGGGGCACGGGCGATCGAAATCCGGGGTCGAATTGGGCGGAAAAGGAGTTGGATTAGAGGGGGAAAAGGAACAGAGCAGAGAGTGTAAGTAGAAacaggggaggagagagagagagagagagagagagagagagagagcgcgtaCTAAATGCTTTCCAACTGCCAAAATAGTATGCGGGGGACCAGCTTTAACGTACGGCCTCTTTTCCCTCCCATCGTAGCCTTTTTGGTTTCGGTATGGCGTAACAAGTCGGCCTCGGCTTCACGCTCGGCGCCGACTTCAAATTACGGCATTCCATCGTTCTGGGAAATGGGTCAGGGGCTCGTGAACCTCCCACTACcaggattttaaaaaaaaggccaaaaaaaaaccttttgcATATTTATCTCGATTGTTattattcaaaagttttaaataataatttttaaaattttgaataaatttttaaaaattaattaaaatattttgaccaatcaaaaatatataaaatattttttacattttcaaCAGTATATTAGGTATtatccaaatatatatacacacactccGAAACtatacaaataatttataattaaaattggcCAAATTATACATTTAAATCCTCCAATCTTGAGATGCGTGACACTTTGATTCgcaaattttactttattataatttttgactatATCTCGTTGtctgatttaattaattaaataataatatattgacATATCATTTATTATAACACGACTACATCGCTGCAATATTAGTGATGCGTcatcatttaattaattaaattctacTATAAAATTACTTGCAACAAGTTAAAAAGTTTTAAGTAGAATTTGCATTTGAAGAGTGAGGATTGATTGTCCTGTCCTTCATAGTTTGAGAAACAAAAGCGTAATTTAgctttaaaattcaaactataAAAATTTGTCATGTGTTTGATGTTACAATGTAGTTTTTTGAGAGCTTAAACTATTAAAGTATTCAATTGTTTAGCGCTATTTCATATTAGAttgctaaatatttaaaaattttaattatgtagccaaatttataaattgaaataaaCCTTCACAAAGTTCATAtagtgttgattttttttttttttttgctcccaCAAGAAAGGTAACATGCAAGCTTTGTTTATCTCTTTTActgcttaaaattttttttttttttttctatccagcattaattatatattttattaataccTTTCGAATTCAAAAATAGCAGCATTTCGATATAATTCAAAAGACAGAAGTCGGAACGAGAGCAAAGTCTTGGTGATTGCTTTTGTCTACCcaacttttttatgttttattttatttttttaataaatttttatggtTATGAGCTTATTTCATGTACtcgttaatatttaaatttggagatcgattatatatctttatttgttttcttattatatTGTAAGATCGTCAACcctatattcatttttttttaatatgaaaatacaataattttatttgttaaaattaatataataatacggCGAGgctttgttttttaatttctcatttgaattaaaaaaaaaaaaaaacaaaaatccccAAGGCGTCACGTGCTCACAAGCCTCTGGAATAGCAAAAGCCGACCGAGCCGAtccgagccgagccgagccgaaCTAAAGCCGAGCTCAATGAAACCCTTTCCTGAGAGGAGTGGGGCCCAGCGACAAAGAACGTGCCCTCCCCATCCAGCTGTCACGTCCCCAAATATCCGCACCCGGAAACGTGACCCCCAAAACCGACCACGTCACGATACCACAACCGGGCCCCACGTGTGAGTTACCGGGTGTAGAAGTGGGTGCGAAATAATCCGGTGCGTGTTATTTTCCCACGGTGGTTTTATACAATGCGGTTAAAGTCCGGCATTCGCCTCGTTTCAAGTCCGGGGTGGCAGCTGAGGAGCAATGATTATCTTATCGGATCGGGTTAAATCTGCTATATAGCCCCGTACTATTTCTCAATATTTATACTTTAGTACTTcaacttttttactttaacaTTTTAGGCCGCAactttctatattttctttgaaataattatttt
It encodes the following:
- the LOC109715915 gene encoding uncharacterized protein LOC109715915 isoform X1 — translated: MRFNVFFTGGVRCCSILFFAPMIEAELCSSRVLSPSREESGDEELSVLPRHTKVIVTGNNRTKSVLVGLQGVVKKAVGLGGWHWLVLKNGVEVKLQRNALSVLEAPTGNEVDDDDVECDNSVCSSSDMGEKDIDYSSIEYQKPTKPRVRQTRPWTSYTKSNYRVGHRDIHSHAFKVQTRVNLAKLGTATLWRYWRHFDLVSINPNPTKEQLIHGVQHHFLSQQLDEVQVIVGFIRTAKRLKTLYS
- the LOC109715915 gene encoding uncharacterized protein LOC109715915 isoform X2; the protein is MRFNVFFTGGVRCCSILFFAPMIEAELCSSRVLSPSREESGDEELSVLPRHTKVIVTGNNRTKSVLVGLQGVVKKAVGLGGWHWLVLKNGVEVKLQRNALSVLEAPTGNEVDDDDVECDNSVCSSSDMGEKDIDYSSIEYQKPTKPRVRQTRPWTSYTKSNYRVGHRDIHSHAFKRVNLAKLGTATLWRYWRHFDLVSINPNPTKEQLIHGVQHHFLSQQLDEVQVIVGFIRTAKRLKTLYS
- the LOC109715915 gene encoding uncharacterized protein LOC109715915 isoform X3 — encoded protein: MIEAELCSSRVLSPSREESGDEELSVLPRHTKVIVTGNNRTKSVLVGLQGVVKKAVGLGGWHWLVLKNGVEVKLQRNALSVLEAPTGNEVDDDDVECDNSVCSSSDMGEKDIDYSSIEYQKPTKPRVRQTRPWTSYTKSNYRVGHRDIHSHAFKVQTRVNLAKLGTATLWRYWRHFDLVSINPNPTKEQLIHGVQHHFLSQQLDEVQVIVGFIRTAKRLKTLYS